A genomic segment from Actinoplanes sichuanensis encodes:
- a CDS encoding nucleotidyltransferase domain-containing protein yields the protein MDAKARAQLQVIREVVAVVEPAGISAWLFGGWGLDARIGRITREHGDVEFWVERVHAEQSKALIEGIGGTALATQPPEEACEFVLDGTPFSTAYFDRRPDRSFDQPLGRFADWRFPSGSFDDVPVMLDGTPVLAMSLAGMLAMKEQFPRLRHGRPWRQKDIVDMEILRSLLAEETTEEDTRAAE from the coding sequence ATGGACGCGAAGGCCCGGGCGCAGTTGCAGGTCATCCGCGAGGTCGTCGCGGTCGTAGAACCTGCAGGCATTTCGGCGTGGCTGTTCGGTGGCTGGGGACTCGACGCGAGGATCGGCCGGATCACGCGCGAGCACGGCGACGTGGAGTTCTGGGTCGAACGTGTCCACGCCGAGCAGTCAAAAGCGTTGATCGAAGGGATCGGCGGTACGGCTCTGGCGACGCAGCCCCCGGAGGAGGCCTGTGAGTTCGTCCTCGACGGGACGCCGTTCAGCACCGCCTACTTCGACCGTCGGCCGGATCGATCATTCGATCAGCCGCTCGGGCGGTTTGCGGATTGGCGGTTTCCGTCCGGATCCTTCGACGACGTGCCCGTGATGCTCGACGGCACACCCGTCCTGGCCATGAGTCTCGCCGGGATGCTCGCGATGAAGGAGCAGTTTCCGCGCCTGCGCCACGGCCGGCCATGGCGGCAGAAGGACATCGTCGACATGGAGATACTACGAAGCCTGCTCGCCGAAGAAACGACCGAAGAGGACACGAGAGCGGCTGAGTGA
- a CDS encoding ABC transporter permease encodes MTTLMSAPRRAGSVLVRWREASVLIVALAMAVYFQTANEVFLTHDNLRNIAQATAPTAIVAVGIVLLLVSGEIDLSVGVVAALAPFLVHYAVDFYGVPVVPALLLAFAVSAGIGFCNGFIVTKLKVPSLVATLGSFYVLLGVLLTTSNAYPAQIPESAKGRIQQIFGAADWASLTWCLVVVMFFHIVLTRTRWGLHTISVGGNPVGATEAGIRVDRIKIGNFMIASTLGALAGLLEAFRINSIDPNIGGGTALVFTAISAAVIGGTALAGGSGTVIGALLGALILAELQNGFNLIGVSANPFQLILGGAILISMIANQYLSRLRRTGGA; translated from the coding sequence GTGACCACCCTGATGTCGGCCCCACGCCGGGCCGGCTCCGTGCTGGTGCGCTGGCGTGAGGCGAGCGTCCTGATCGTCGCGCTCGCCATGGCCGTCTACTTCCAGACCGCCAACGAGGTCTTCCTCACCCACGACAACCTGCGCAACATCGCCCAGGCCACCGCACCGACCGCCATCGTCGCCGTAGGTATCGTGCTGCTGCTGGTCAGCGGGGAGATCGACCTGTCCGTCGGGGTGGTGGCCGCGCTCGCGCCCTTTCTCGTGCACTACGCCGTCGACTTCTACGGCGTACCGGTCGTACCGGCACTGCTGCTGGCCTTCGCCGTCTCCGCCGGCATCGGATTCTGCAACGGCTTCATCGTCACCAAGCTGAAGGTGCCGTCCCTGGTCGCCACGCTAGGCAGCTTCTACGTCCTGCTCGGCGTGCTGCTCACCACGTCGAACGCCTACCCGGCACAGATTCCCGAATCCGCGAAGGGCCGGATCCAGCAGATCTTCGGAGCCGCCGACTGGGCGTCGCTGACCTGGTGCCTGGTCGTCGTCATGTTCTTCCACATCGTGCTGACCCGCACCCGCTGGGGCCTGCACACCATCTCCGTCGGCGGCAATCCGGTCGGTGCCACCGAAGCCGGCATCCGCGTCGACCGCATCAAGATCGGAAACTTCATGATCGCGAGTACGCTCGGAGCGCTCGCCGGGCTACTGGAGGCCTTCCGGATCAACAGCATCGACCCGAACATCGGCGGCGGCACCGCCCTGGTCTTCACCGCCATCTCCGCGGCCGTCATCGGCGGCACCGCACTGGCCGGCGGTTCCGGCACGGTCATCGGCGCACTGCTGGGCGCGCTCATCCTCGCCGAGCTGCAGAACGGCTTCAACCTGATCGGTGTCAGCGCCAACCCGTTCCAGCTGATCCTGGGCGGCGCGATCCTGATCTCGATGATCGCGAACCAGTACCTGTCCCGGCTCCGCCGCACCGGAGGCGCATGA
- a CDS encoding sugar ABC transporter substrate-binding protein, which yields MRVVDSAVAHVADELPSNSVTRRRLLAGSGLASAALAATGLLTACGNDEKAVAGAIGNFPKTPNWKFVFINHVTTNPFFTPTQYGAEDACKLLGCSFQWTGSANSVVAEMVNATNTAISGKADGLAVAVVDKTAFKTPLDNALDAGIPVVSYNADGAREDPGTNRLAYIGQGLFESGYALGQRALTQVQSGEVAGFIATPGQLNIQPRIDGAQQAFTDAGGAVKFTAVATNADITKGLSIIDAYAQGHPGLAGLLAVDAGSTQSIGQVVKKYDLRSKGLKVAGGFDLIPETLASIKSGDLDYTIDQQPYLQGFLPVLYLYLYKISGGLLSPPQTNTGLLFVTKDNVSPYQNTQTRYEGSTTDVKLVERSGPIAHP from the coding sequence ATGCGTGTTGTTGATTCCGCAGTCGCCCACGTGGCTGACGAACTCCCGAGCAACAGCGTCACCCGGCGGCGCCTGCTCGCCGGTAGCGGGCTGGCCAGTGCGGCACTCGCAGCGACCGGGCTACTCACGGCCTGCGGCAACGACGAGAAAGCCGTCGCCGGGGCGATCGGAAACTTCCCGAAAACGCCGAACTGGAAATTCGTCTTCATCAACCACGTCACCACCAACCCGTTCTTCACCCCCACCCAGTACGGCGCCGAGGACGCCTGCAAACTGCTCGGCTGCTCGTTCCAATGGACCGGCTCGGCCAACTCGGTGGTGGCCGAGATGGTCAACGCGACCAACACCGCGATCAGCGGCAAAGCCGACGGCCTGGCCGTCGCAGTGGTGGACAAGACCGCCTTCAAAACACCGCTGGACAACGCACTCGACGCCGGCATCCCGGTCGTGTCGTACAACGCCGACGGCGCCCGCGAGGATCCCGGCACCAACCGGCTGGCCTATATCGGGCAAGGACTGTTCGAATCCGGATACGCCCTCGGGCAGCGAGCACTGACCCAGGTGCAGTCGGGCGAGGTGGCCGGTTTCATCGCCACTCCCGGTCAGCTCAACATCCAACCCCGCATCGACGGCGCCCAGCAGGCGTTCACCGACGCCGGCGGCGCGGTGAAGTTCACCGCCGTCGCCACGAACGCCGACATCACCAAAGGGCTTTCCATCATCGACGCGTACGCCCAAGGGCACCCCGGACTCGCCGGTCTCCTCGCGGTCGACGCCGGTTCGACCCAGTCGATCGGCCAGGTGGTCAAGAAGTACGACCTGCGCAGCAAGGGACTGAAGGTCGCCGGCGGTTTCGACCTGATCCCCGAGACCCTCGCCTCGATCAAATCCGGAGACCTCGACTACACCATCGACCAGCAGCCCTACCTGCAGGGCTTCCTGCCGGTGCTCTACCTGTACCTCTACAAGATATCCGGCGGACTGCTGTCACCACCGCAGACCAACACCGGTCTGCTGTTCGTCACCAAGGACAACGTCTCCCCATATCAGAACACCCAGACCCGGTACGAGGGCTCGACCACCGACGTGAAGCTCGTCGAACGGTCCGGCCCGATTGCCCACCCGTGA
- a CDS encoding ABC transporter ATP-binding protein, translating into MFTDHTVPALDVADVTHHFGRQNALDDCSFTVPPGAVTALIGRNGAGKSTLLRAASGLLRPEAGEVRVFGETAGDDSLPRIGYVAQQAPLYPMLTVAQTLALGARLNPRWDAARARRLADDAALPHSARVTTLAPGLRSRLALVMALAKRPDLLLLDEPLAPLDPVARTEVLGTLMADVAERGTTVVLSSHVVADVDGVCDHLVLLVDGRVRLAGEVEAELAGHRIAVGTGSEIDALDDREIVEIRTAGRDATALIRTAGTVPAGGLAWHRPTLEELLLGYLRAAGSAPREVSA; encoded by the coding sequence CGGCAGAACGCGTTGGACGACTGCTCGTTCACGGTGCCGCCCGGCGCGGTCACCGCACTGATCGGACGTAACGGCGCAGGCAAGAGCACACTGCTGCGCGCCGCGAGCGGCCTTCTCCGGCCGGAGGCCGGCGAGGTGCGAGTGTTCGGCGAGACCGCCGGTGACGACTCACTTCCCCGGATCGGGTACGTGGCACAACAGGCGCCGCTGTACCCGATGCTGACGGTGGCACAGACACTCGCCCTGGGCGCCCGGCTCAATCCACGCTGGGACGCGGCCCGCGCGCGACGGCTCGCCGACGACGCGGCGCTGCCCCACTCGGCCCGGGTGACCACCCTGGCCCCGGGGCTCCGCAGCCGCCTGGCACTGGTGATGGCCCTGGCCAAGCGGCCCGACCTGCTGTTACTGGACGAGCCGCTGGCACCGCTCGACCCGGTCGCGCGCACCGAGGTCCTCGGCACACTGATGGCCGACGTGGCCGAGCGCGGAACGACGGTGGTGCTGTCGTCGCATGTGGTGGCCGACGTCGACGGAGTGTGCGATCACCTGGTGCTGCTGGTGGACGGTCGGGTACGGCTCGCCGGCGAGGTGGAGGCCGAACTGGCCGGCCATCGGATCGCCGTGGGCACCGGCAGCGAGATCGACGCGCTCGACGACAGGGAGATCGTCGAGATCCGCACCGCGGGCCGCGACGCCACCGCCCTGATCCGCACGGCCGGGACGGTTCCGGCCGGCGGCCTGGCGTGGCACCGGCCGACACTGGAGGAACTGCTCCTCGGCTACCTGCGCGCCGCCGGCTCCGCACCCCGAGAGGTTTCCGCATGA
- a CDS encoding WD40 repeat domain-containing protein: MLLLAVFGASVSVVGLMLGITAILDEGRFGDAVLGVPAAVVALGLAMAVSAAHRWWHSRELSMSSQSGFGARSQGLSVPSGECRARRGESGSATVGALASEVRDGDILLGDVMGEPDPHDDLVLLPRRLLLAKTAVVGLGVVGVAAASRYVTGIAQWGTLPPDPPPTPAGTDGSYVTAGRPLRPAGDTVWSVAVGMLKGEPLAVVGGDDGTVQLLNPVTGVPRSGPIQGHHRPVYSIALHDTMAVSASVDGTLRVWNLTDDPPTSTPTTDVVSGGINGVALGAVGGRAVAVTASADGTVRIWDPTKPQLTGRILGEKLDEAVNSIAVGTIGDKTTAVTGSGDGRIRLWDVSGERLIQVLGTHDGPVWAMAVGTVGGQPVAVSGGEDGELRLWLLGLSPPVGRVLAALPKAVKAVVIGEVYGRTVAVAGSDDSSIRLWDLATGRPYGAGLTGPTTAAQSIAISSFGGRPTVVSGHWDGTIWTWVL; encoded by the coding sequence GTGCTGCTGCTGGCTGTGTTCGGTGCTTCCGTTTCCGTCGTCGGGTTGATGCTGGGGATCACCGCGATCCTCGACGAGGGCCGGTTCGGTGACGCTGTACTCGGAGTGCCCGCCGCCGTGGTGGCGCTCGGTCTGGCGATGGCCGTTTCCGCGGCCCATCGGTGGTGGCACAGCCGTGAGCTGTCGATGTCCTCTCAGTCGGGGTTCGGGGCCCGAAGTCAGGGGCTTTCCGTGCCATCGGGCGAGTGCCGGGCACGGCGGGGCGAGTCGGGGTCGGCGACCGTCGGCGCGCTCGCATCCGAGGTGCGCGATGGTGACATCCTTCTCGGCGACGTGATGGGCGAGCCCGATCCTCACGATGATCTGGTACTCCTGCCACGTCGGCTGCTGCTGGCGAAGACGGCCGTGGTGGGCCTGGGGGTGGTCGGTGTTGCTGCTGCCTCGCGGTACGTGACCGGGATCGCGCAGTGGGGGACCTTGCCACCGGATCCGCCGCCGACGCCGGCCGGCACTGACGGGTCGTACGTCACCGCCGGTCGGCCGCTGAGGCCCGCGGGTGACACCGTCTGGTCGGTGGCCGTCGGCATGCTCAAGGGCGAGCCGCTGGCCGTCGTCGGGGGCGACGACGGCACCGTCCAGCTGTTGAACCCGGTCACGGGGGTGCCACGCAGCGGCCCGATCCAGGGGCACCACCGTCCGGTGTACTCGATCGCGCTGCACGACACGATGGCCGTATCCGCCAGTGTCGACGGCACCCTCCGGGTGTGGAACCTCACCGACGACCCACCGACGAGTACCCCCACGACCGACGTGGTCAGCGGCGGGATCAACGGCGTCGCGCTCGGTGCCGTCGGCGGCAGGGCGGTCGCCGTGACCGCCTCCGCCGACGGAACGGTACGGATCTGGGACCCCACGAAACCTCAACTCACCGGGCGTATTCTCGGGGAGAAACTCGATGAGGCGGTCAACAGCATCGCGGTCGGCACCATCGGCGACAAGACGACAGCGGTCACCGGCAGCGGCGACGGCCGGATCCGCCTCTGGGACGTCAGCGGCGAACGTCTCATCCAGGTGCTGGGTACCCATGACGGCCCGGTCTGGGCGATGGCCGTCGGCACCGTGGGCGGACAGCCGGTCGCGGTGTCGGGCGGTGAGGACGGCGAGCTTCGCCTTTGGTTGCTCGGCCTCTCGCCACCTGTCGGCCGGGTGCTCGCCGCCCTTCCCAAGGCCGTCAAGGCGGTCGTGATCGGTGAGGTGTACGGCCGGACCGTCGCGGTCGCCGGCAGCGACGACAGCTCCATCCGTCTCTGGGATCTCGCCACCGGTCGCCCCTACGGTGCCGGTCTCACCGGCCCGACTACGGCCGCGCAGTCCATCGCTATCAGCAGCTTCGGCGGTAGGCCCACGGTCGTCTCCGGCCACTGGGACGGCACGATCTGGACCTGGGTACTCTGA
- a CDS encoding Hsp20/alpha crystallin family protein, which yields MLLRTDPFRDLDRLFEQVTGTTNRPAAMHVDAERDGDTFYVYFDLPGVDPDSIDVTVERNVLQVRAERQRRTRDSAEAVISERPMGVFSRQLILGDTLDTEKLQATYDNGVLTLQIPVSDRAKPRKIAISSGNGGPRQIKG from the coding sequence ATGCTTCTGCGTACCGACCCGTTCCGCGACCTCGACCGCCTGTTCGAGCAGGTCACCGGCACCACCAATCGGCCCGCCGCGATGCACGTCGACGCCGAACGTGACGGTGACACCTTCTACGTGTACTTCGACCTTCCGGGCGTCGACCCCGACTCGATCGACGTGACCGTCGAGCGCAACGTCCTGCAGGTTCGCGCCGAGCGGCAGCGCCGCACCAGAGACAGCGCCGAGGCCGTGATCAGCGAGCGGCCGATGGGCGTCTTCAGCCGACAGCTGATCCTCGGCGACACCCTCGACACCGAGAAGTTGCAGGCCACCTACGACAACGGTGTCCTCACTCTGCAGATCCCGGTGTCCGACCGGGCCAAGCCCCGCAAGATCGCCATCAGCTCCGGCAACGGCGGGCCCCGCCAGATCAAGGGCTGA
- a CDS encoding cold shock domain-containing protein, with product MADLATVREWNDDEGWGVIDSPSTPGGCWAHFSHAAVAGAVTFTTGAPVLLEWESPGQDGYPYRAVRFWPSGSEPVDRANRPGNGGAYRSVLTISFDRDHDQ from the coding sequence ATGGCAGACCTCGCGACCGTCCGCGAATGGAACGACGACGAGGGCTGGGGAGTCATCGACTCTCCGTCGACCCCCGGTGGCTGCTGGGCCCACTTCAGTCACGCGGCGGTGGCCGGGGCCGTCACCTTCACGACGGGTGCCCCCGTTCTCCTGGAGTGGGAATCGCCGGGCCAGGACGGGTATCCGTACCGCGCCGTGCGTTTCTGGCCTTCGGGGTCCGAACCGGTCGACAGGGCAAACCGACCGGGTAACGGCGGCGCCTACCGCAGTGTCCTCACGATCTCGTTCGACCGAGACCACGATCAGTAG
- a CDS encoding ATP-binding cassette domain-containing protein codes for MTAEPAAALRVEHVAKRFGALTALRDVNLRLNKGEVLGLIGDNGAGKSTLIKILCGFHRPDSGRISVNGQQVVLRSVDHARSLGIDTVYQGLALVNELTVYHNMFLNRELRIGPLLNNRAMRRLAQQHLADMGVGIADVGAQVAKLSGGQRQAVAVARAVYSDARILLLDEPLAAMGAKEGALILDLIRDLRDRGDVSVIIIAHNYAQVLDVCDRVNLLQHGTITFDRPTAEVSLEELTELVVAEYRNRRRPA; via the coding sequence ATGACGGCCGAACCCGCAGCCGCCCTACGGGTCGAACACGTGGCCAAGCGATTCGGCGCGCTCACCGCGCTGCGCGACGTCAACCTGCGCCTGAACAAGGGTGAGGTGCTCGGCCTGATCGGCGACAACGGCGCCGGCAAGTCCACCCTGATCAAGATCCTCTGCGGATTCCACCGCCCGGACTCCGGCCGGATCAGCGTCAACGGGCAACAGGTCGTCCTGCGCAGTGTCGACCACGCCCGCTCCCTCGGCATCGACACCGTCTATCAGGGACTGGCGCTGGTCAACGAGTTGACCGTCTACCACAACATGTTCCTCAACCGGGAGCTGCGCATCGGCCCGCTGCTCAACAACCGGGCCATGCGCCGACTCGCCCAGCAACACCTCGCCGACATGGGCGTCGGGATAGCCGACGTGGGAGCCCAGGTCGCCAAGCTCTCCGGCGGACAGCGCCAAGCCGTGGCGGTGGCCCGAGCGGTCTACTCCGACGCCCGGATCCTGCTGCTCGACGAACCACTCGCCGCCATGGGCGCCAAGGAGGGTGCCCTGATCCTCGACCTGATCCGCGACCTACGCGACCGCGGTGACGTGTCGGTCATCATCATCGCCCACAACTACGCGCAGGTCCTCGACGTCTGCGACCGGGTCAACCTGCTCCAGCACGGCACCATCACCTTCGACCGCCCCACCGCCGAAGTGTCGCTCGAGGAACTGACCGAACTGGTCGTCGCCGAATACCGCAACCGCCGCCGACCCGCGTGA
- a CDS encoding Imm51 family immunity protein, translated as MTDDLSLAPFRIHTVDDGSHQLWLFDGDMEEVADVFEDRDAESNGHGWESFARWLLEAEMPDSAERIWFGSESGTFVAGSSDRTALRRLAERLHTAFHDRPLLARLVTEAELD; from the coding sequence GTGACTGACGATCTCTCGCTGGCTCCGTTCCGCATCCACACCGTCGATGACGGATCACACCAGCTCTGGCTCTTCGACGGCGATATGGAAGAGGTCGCAGACGTCTTCGAGGATCGCGACGCCGAAAGCAACGGACACGGATGGGAGAGCTTCGCCAGGTGGCTGCTCGAAGCCGAGATGCCCGACAGCGCCGAGCGGATCTGGTTCGGCTCCGAGAGCGGCACCTTCGTGGCCGGGAGCTCCGACCGGACAGCGCTACGCCGGCTCGCCGAGCGCCTACACACCGCCTTCCACGACCGCCCACTACTGGCACGACTCGTCACCGAGGCCGAACTCGACTGA
- a CDS encoding EAL domain-containing protein: MSRPFTLGVLSPFIGGWYFGGLLSGISRVAVSDDAAMLAVHTLDAGTEQSEVISPPSTGNHIGTDHADGFIVVINAARADYLAGLRAAGKPVVTISHEYPGIGCQLVLPDNATGVREAVEHLIGHGHRRIGFVGYLDADDVRLRHDGYLQALAARGITPDPELLFPAPDNLIEGGDAAARLMIERGMPSTAVICGTDANALGVMRVLTAAGYSIPGDQALVGFDDVQGASYCTPRLSSIKQPVEELGMRAAQLLLQQLRTGRIDGDRHYVDTRLTVRESCGCVDGAPEIQLPADLAGMLTGPLSRDARHELVRDLSGGRPEELLSIAHRIRTAAITAVGGLGFDDPARQHAVTNVGEIILALMEAQGRAQYADSDYLQKSASMQYEVSIGLLRSHEEDPRGLAWLRRTPVWAACLALWRDREEPAGPTRSLEVVGAFCRDGEETADHRESVSELLGTQLRVAAFPPPELLELTWRHPQRVLTVAPVKVDDNDWGLIAVVDGIEDRVSSGREPLNQWAALLTFALQHQAVLAALRIQEERFRIAALYDHLTGLPNRSLFVQRLGETLQRIRQRSTARFGVLFLDLDGFKLVNDSLGHDAGDSLLTEVAARITGQLPAGDTAARFGGDEFLILVEDVDDVSMLSETADRLQTVLSQPYHLASHDETVVVGASIGITVGTNRYTNPDDVLRDADIAMYYAKTHDKGSSAIFDEAMHTRVVDRLRFETDLRAALERHEFELYYQPIIDLRTGRTRSFEVLLHWRHPSRGLLTPDQFLSVAEETDLMRPIGLWAVEEACRQLAAWRLEAPDSSPSHLAVNLSDREFWNPDLVDNIADCLQTHRLAPGSLAVEITESVLLRDPDEVGAILDRLRALGCELHIDDFGTGFSSLEALPKLPIDALKIDKSFVGGLGRDPRSEQLVKTILRMGQSLDLKLIAEGVETEEQHQALAGFGCHYGQGYLFCEPVPPEAAITVIRRHAAL; this comes from the coding sequence GTGTCGCGACCTTTCACCCTGGGCGTCCTGTCGCCTTTCATCGGCGGCTGGTACTTCGGCGGACTGCTCAGCGGAATCAGCAGGGTGGCCGTGAGTGACGACGCCGCCATGCTGGCCGTGCACACACTCGACGCCGGCACCGAGCAGAGCGAGGTGATCTCGCCGCCGTCGACGGGCAACCACATCGGGACCGATCACGCCGACGGATTCATCGTCGTCATCAACGCGGCACGTGCCGACTACCTCGCGGGCCTGCGGGCGGCGGGTAAACCGGTGGTGACGATCAGCCACGAGTATCCCGGTATCGGCTGTCAACTGGTTCTGCCGGACAACGCCACGGGTGTTCGGGAAGCGGTCGAGCATCTGATCGGGCACGGCCACCGAAGGATCGGATTCGTCGGCTACCTCGACGCCGACGACGTCCGCCTCCGGCATGACGGATATCTTCAGGCGCTGGCGGCTCGGGGCATCACACCCGACCCCGAGCTGCTGTTTCCCGCGCCTGACAACCTGATCGAGGGCGGCGATGCGGCGGCCCGCCTGATGATCGAGCGTGGCATGCCGTCGACCGCGGTGATCTGCGGCACCGACGCGAACGCGCTCGGCGTGATGCGTGTACTCACCGCGGCGGGCTACTCGATACCGGGCGATCAGGCGCTCGTCGGCTTCGACGACGTGCAGGGGGCCTCCTACTGCACGCCGCGGCTGTCCAGCATCAAACAGCCGGTCGAGGAACTCGGCATGCGCGCCGCGCAGCTGCTGTTGCAGCAGTTGCGGACCGGCCGGATCGACGGCGACCGCCACTACGTCGACACGCGACTGACGGTACGAGAATCGTGCGGCTGTGTCGACGGCGCGCCGGAGATCCAGCTTCCGGCCGACCTGGCCGGGATGTTGACCGGGCCGCTGAGCCGTGACGCTAGGCACGAGCTGGTCCGGGACCTCAGCGGCGGCCGGCCGGAGGAGCTGCTCAGCATCGCGCATCGGATACGCACGGCCGCGATCACCGCCGTGGGTGGACTCGGCTTCGACGATCCGGCCCGGCAGCATGCCGTGACGAACGTGGGCGAGATCATCCTGGCTCTGATGGAGGCGCAGGGCCGCGCCCAGTACGCCGACTCGGACTATCTGCAGAAGTCGGCCAGCATGCAGTACGAGGTCAGTATCGGCTTGCTGCGCAGTCACGAGGAGGACCCTCGAGGGCTGGCCTGGCTCCGCCGTACCCCCGTATGGGCTGCTTGTCTGGCTCTGTGGCGTGATCGGGAGGAGCCTGCCGGGCCCACCCGATCGCTCGAGGTGGTCGGCGCCTTCTGCCGGGACGGCGAGGAGACCGCGGACCACCGTGAATCGGTGTCCGAGCTCCTCGGCACGCAACTGCGGGTTGCCGCCTTCCCGCCGCCTGAACTGCTCGAACTCACCTGGAGGCATCCGCAACGGGTGCTGACGGTGGCGCCGGTCAAAGTCGACGACAACGACTGGGGGTTGATCGCGGTCGTCGACGGCATCGAGGATCGGGTCAGCAGCGGACGGGAACCGCTCAATCAGTGGGCGGCGCTGCTCACGTTCGCGCTTCAGCACCAGGCGGTACTCGCCGCACTGCGTATCCAGGAGGAGCGGTTCCGGATCGCCGCGCTGTACGACCACCTGACCGGGCTGCCGAACCGTTCCCTGTTCGTGCAACGGCTCGGTGAGACTCTTCAGCGGATCCGGCAGCGCAGTACCGCCCGTTTCGGAGTGCTCTTCCTGGATCTCGACGGCTTCAAACTGGTCAACGACAGCCTCGGCCACGACGCGGGAGACTCGCTGCTGACCGAGGTGGCCGCCCGCATCACCGGTCAGTTGCCGGCGGGGGACACCGCGGCCCGCTTCGGCGGCGACGAATTCCTGATCCTCGTCGAGGACGTCGATGACGTGAGCATGCTGAGCGAGACGGCGGACCGGCTGCAGACGGTGCTGTCTCAGCCGTACCACCTGGCGAGCCACGACGAGACCGTGGTGGTGGGCGCGAGTATCGGTATCACCGTGGGTACCAACCGATACACCAACCCGGATGACGTGCTGCGGGACGCGGACATCGCCATGTATTACGCGAAGACGCACGACAAGGGGTCCAGCGCGATCTTCGACGAGGCGATGCACACCCGGGTCGTCGACCGGCTACGGTTCGAGACCGACCTCCGCGCAGCGCTGGAGAGACACGAGTTCGAACTCTATTACCAGCCCATCATCGATCTTCGCACCGGCCGTACCCGATCGTTCGAGGTGTTGTTGCACTGGCGGCATCCGAGTCGTGGGCTGCTCACCCCGGACCAGTTCCTGTCGGTGGCCGAGGAGACCGATCTGATGCGGCCGATCGGACTCTGGGCGGTCGAGGAGGCCTGCCGGCAACTGGCGGCCTGGCGACTCGAGGCACCCGACTCATCGCCTTCTCACCTGGCCGTCAACCTGTCCGACCGCGAATTCTGGAATCCCGATCTCGTCGACAACATCGCCGACTGTCTGCAGACGCATCGGCTCGCACCTGGAAGCCTCGCGGTCGAGATCACCGAGAGTGTCCTCTTGCGTGATCCCGACGAGGTGGGGGCGATCCTCGACCGATTGCGCGCCCTCGGATGCGAACTGCACATCGACGATTTCGGCACCGGCTTCTCATCGTTGGAGGCCCTGCCGAAGCTGCCCATCGACGCTTTGAAGATCGACAAGTCGTTCGTCGGTGGCCTCGGTCGTGACCCCAGGAGCGAACAGCTGGTCAAGACCATCCTGCGGATGGGTCAGAGCCTCGACCTGAAACTGATCGCCGAAGGCGTCGAGACCGAGGAGCAGCATCAGGCGCTCGCCGGCTTCGGCTGTCACTACGGGCAGGGGTATCTGTTCTGTGAGCCGGTGCCGCCGGAGGCCGCCATCACGGTGATCAGACGCCACGCGGCCCTGTGA
- a CDS encoding HAD family hydrolase, with the protein MLINGMPEPIKGVIFDFHGTLVTGGDAGRWIDAAFRHLAVNGGPTPDLSADQLTGLRDHLDRIWQHAHTIDPGSERDLSHDRHREVFRETVALRPEVTPDLIAALYAVMPDQWAPFDDTLPVLRELKSRGVRIVVLSNIGIDIRPHLDRAGLGALLDGVILSFEVGLVKPDPAIFAQALESLGVAGGQTLMVGDSPRDDVGGASLQIRTLILPRTEGPVHGLGMVVQMIGDDVGDPRSSSH; encoded by the coding sequence ATGCTGATCAACGGGATGCCCGAACCGATCAAGGGAGTCATCTTCGACTTCCACGGCACGCTGGTCACGGGCGGCGACGCCGGTCGGTGGATCGACGCCGCCTTTCGCCATCTGGCGGTGAACGGCGGCCCGACGCCGGATCTGAGTGCCGACCAGCTCACCGGCCTGCGTGATCACCTGGACCGGATCTGGCAGCACGCCCACACGATCGACCCGGGAAGCGAGCGCGATCTCAGCCACGATCGTCACCGGGAGGTCTTCCGAGAAACCGTCGCTCTACGTCCCGAGGTCACACCCGATCTGATCGCCGCACTGTACGCGGTGATGCCGGATCAGTGGGCGCCCTTCGACGACACCCTGCCGGTGCTTCGCGAGCTGAAGTCACGCGGTGTCAGGATCGTGGTGCTGTCCAACATCGGGATCGACATTCGTCCGCACCTCGACCGGGCCGGGTTGGGCGCTCTGCTCGACGGGGTGATTCTGTCCTTCGAGGTGGGGCTGGTGAAGCCGGATCCGGCCATCTTCGCCCAGGCGCTGGAGTCGCTCGGCGTCGCGGGCGGCCAGACGTTGATGGTGGGCGACAGTCCCCGAGACGATGTCGGCGGGGCTTCGCTGCAGATTCGAACATTGATCCTGCCGCGTACGGAGGGCCCGGTTCACGGCCTGGGCATGGTCGTCCAGATGATCGGGGACGACGTCGGCGATCCGCGGTCTTCGTCCCATTAG